In Mesoaciditoga lauensis cd-1655R = DSM 25116, a genomic segment contains:
- a CDS encoding TolB family protein has product MKKKIEFATVFAMLLVVISSLIMANKIQSIYPNKYKFWSVGSSIVATGEWHLIFTKSNYSSNPLPFTYTSTETTKWQWHTPIPIGLIFLGQKANGTSQGVNTFKIEIPPFKTFGVYRRYITKDYYYKYQKGEIVQLDDNSAIFKPYGPPIDFYETIVSSGYQTTLSTITSSLESHPLVYEDLSEWGFHGKASEFYVNTDPYGNMVVLKESSPLNLYVINPKNEIKDVHIPMKEAFDIVNGVDIFKNTLIIATFKNLVASTTSNVVNISVKGQLFLYNYKNKTIKKVLDLKDAFISSPVFSNDGKEVTYSEYKNGKTAIYIVNLENGKIKLLYKNVEWPTLAMSNSAWNKNRSICFGNSKKEFIIAVKNGDDYAFSKIEPSSRIGWYYISSPFFISNDVAGFVDGSTSTLIVFNTLTKKVIDTVKLDVDQNNLLGVQCANGRILVVRLRK; this is encoded by the coding sequence TTGAAAAAGAAAATTGAGTTTGCCACCGTTTTCGCTATGCTTTTGGTAGTTATATCATCCTTGATAATGGCGAATAAGATCCAGAGCATTTATCCAAACAAGTACAAATTTTGGTCCGTAGGTTCATCCATTGTAGCCACAGGAGAATGGCATTTGATTTTCACCAAGTCAAACTATTCATCAAACCCTTTACCATTTACTTACACATCTACTGAAACGACAAAATGGCAATGGCATACACCAATACCTATAGGCTTGATATTCCTTGGTCAGAAAGCAAATGGTACATCTCAAGGTGTAAATACGTTTAAAATTGAAATTCCTCCTTTCAAAACTTTCGGAGTTTACAGGAGATACATCACTAAAGATTACTACTACAAATATCAAAAAGGGGAAATAGTGCAACTTGATGATAATTCTGCAATTTTTAAACCTTATGGACCACCCATTGATTTCTACGAAACTATCGTAAGTTCTGGATACCAAACGACCCTCAGCACAATCACTTCTTCACTTGAATCACATCCTCTTGTGTATGAAGACCTTTCAGAATGGGGATTCCATGGAAAAGCTTCTGAGTTCTATGTGAACACCGATCCGTATGGAAATATGGTTGTCCTTAAAGAAAGCTCTCCTTTGAATTTGTACGTTATAAATCCCAAAAACGAAATAAAAGATGTGCACATTCCCATGAAAGAGGCTTTTGACATTGTAAACGGTGTGGACATATTTAAAAATACACTCATCATTGCAACATTTAAAAATTTGGTTGCCTCTACAACATCCAACGTAGTAAATATAAGCGTAAAGGGCCAATTGTTCTTGTACAACTATAAAAACAAAACAATCAAGAAAGTGCTGGACCTTAAAGATGCTTTCATATCTAGTCCCGTCTTTTCCAATGATGGGAAAGAAGTAACGTATAGCGAATATAAAAATGGGAAAACAGCCATTTACATTGTGAACCTGGAAAATGGAAAAATTAAGCTACTGTACAAAAATGTAGAATGGCCAACGTTAGCCATGTCGAACAGTGCATGGAACAAAAATAGGAGCATTTGTTTTGGAAATTCAAAGAAAGAATTCATAATAGCCGTGAAAAATGGTGACGATTACGCGTTTTCAAAAATTGAACCATCGTCTAGAATTGGATGGTATTACATTTCTTCACCTTTCTTCATTTCAAATGATGTAGCTGGATTTGTGGATGGAAGCACTTCCACTTTGATTGTATTCAACACTCTCACAAAAAAGGTGATTGATACTGTGAAATTGGATGTAGATCAAAACAACCTTCTTGGTGTTCAATGCGCCAATGGAAGGATTCTTGTTGTAAGGCTTAGAAAGTAA
- a CDS encoding transglutaminase-like domain-containing protein, translating to MEFLNVPLPQSVLKQEGNGNFEEALQIVNSLLKKDLPAMLRKRLEYEPERIRRLIEDYPYNEKEAKEKLSFMGVSEDEFENLLKTGDIDYIIVEGKKKFERRFLENFAFKFPKYKKHDDEREEITKLVNERIDELLNGDKPKRYKVGAEISVTLTKDYKDEKLRCWLPIPKVENPLESLDFVKCEGGEGDCKISPENSPSRTVYMEGSAKAGTTFKVKFEYVLHEQINHVDPDKVKESHKQAEFLKEKPPHIIFSKYLVNLTKEIVGNEKNPYLKARTIYDWMTRNIAYSYMNPYSIYDGSLAEFAAVNLRGDCGVKALLFITMCRIANIPAKWQSGWFISQKGASPHDWAYFYVEPYGWLPADLSFGGARKDNEKRRKFYFGNMDAFRMVANSEFMAPFYPPKKHVRSDPYDNQVGELETKSQNIYYDGFSYEIKVPKFEELGNMFT from the coding sequence ATGGAATTTCTAAACGTTCCACTTCCTCAAAGTGTTTTAAAGCAAGAAGGCAATGGAAATTTTGAAGAAGCTTTGCAAATCGTAAATTCGCTTTTGAAAAAAGACCTTCCAGCGATGCTGAGAAAAAGGCTTGAATACGAACCTGAAAGAATACGAAGGCTTATCGAAGATTATCCTTACAACGAAAAAGAGGCAAAAGAGAAGCTATCTTTCATGGGAGTTTCAGAAGATGAGTTCGAAAATCTTTTGAAAACAGGGGATATTGATTACATAATTGTTGAAGGAAAAAAGAAATTTGAAAGGAGATTCTTGGAAAACTTCGCTTTCAAATTCCCCAAATACAAAAAACATGACGACGAACGCGAGGAAATAACCAAGTTGGTGAATGAAAGAATAGACGAATTGCTAAACGGAGATAAGCCTAAAAGGTACAAGGTAGGCGCCGAGATAAGCGTAACCCTCACAAAAGATTATAAGGATGAGAAGTTAAGATGCTGGCTTCCAATTCCCAAGGTGGAAAATCCTTTAGAAAGCTTGGATTTTGTGAAATGCGAAGGCGGTGAAGGCGACTGTAAGATCTCCCCAGAAAATTCTCCAAGCAGGACGGTGTATATGGAAGGTTCCGCAAAGGCTGGTACAACTTTCAAGGTGAAATTTGAATACGTCTTGCACGAACAGATCAATCATGTGGATCCTGACAAGGTGAAAGAATCTCACAAACAAGCCGAATTTTTGAAGGAAAAGCCTCCGCACATCATCTTCAGCAAATATCTTGTGAATTTAACGAAAGAAATTGTGGGGAATGAAAAGAATCCCTATCTCAAGGCCAGAACAATTTACGATTGGATGACAAGAAACATAGCGTATTCGTACATGAATCCATACTCGATCTACGATGGATCACTTGCTGAGTTCGCGGCGGTTAATTTGCGTGGAGATTGTGGTGTGAAAGCCTTGCTTTTCATCACGATGTGTAGAATAGCGAATATTCCGGCAAAATGGCAATCTGGATGGTTTATTTCTCAGAAAGGGGCAAGTCCACACGATTGGGCGTATTTTTACGTCGAACCTTACGGATGGCTACCGGCAGATCTTTCTTTTGGCGGTGCAAGAAAGGATAACGAAAAGAGAAGAAAATTTTACTTTGGTAATATGGACGCTTTCAGAATGGTGGCAAATTCGGAGTTCATGGCTCCTTTTTATCCACCAAAAAAGCATGTTCGATCTGATCCCTACGACAACCAAGTGGGAGAATTGGAAACGAAAAGTCAGAATATCTATTACGATGGATTTAGTTATGAGATAAAAGTTCCCAAATTCGAAGAACTTGGGAACATGTTTACCTAA